The window AGCGCCAGCACGGGGACCGCAGAGGCCGCGGCGACCGTCGCCGCGGCGGCCGCGAGCAGGGCGAAGGGGTGGCCGGGCAGGGTCGCCAAGACGACGCCGAGCGCGAACGCGACGGCCGCCGTCCCGACCGCGAAGGCCGCGGCGGCGACGGCGAAGACGGCCGTCATCTTGGCGTAGCGGTCCGCGACGTAGCGCGTTCGCGAGACCGCGTTCCGCAAGGTCGTTCTCGTTGGTCGTTCGGGCGTGTACTGCGTGTATCGCATTGGTCTGGGTCTGGTCTTGTCGGTAGTCGAGCGATGCGTCGCCTCCGCACGGCGTCGAGGTCGGTGGGTCGTCGCGGAGTCGCCGAGACCGACCCGGAGCGGCCCGGTCACGCCGACCGGTCGGTCTCGACGGCCGTGACGGTCCGGACGCCGAACTGGTCGGCGACGGTCTCGCGGACGGCCGCCCGCTCGTCCTCGACCGAGTCGTCGAGTCTGAGGTGCAGGCGGACCGAGGCGTCCACGCGGAGGTCGTTGAGCGTCGGGGTGACGCCCGAGATATCGACGACCTCCGTGTGGTCGACCGCGGCGCTCCGGCCGAGGACGGTGACGATGCCGTCCTGTAACGTACCGTCGTCGCCGCGCGGGACGTGGATTTCGAGGTCTGCGGTCGCGTCGATTGTCGGTGCGGTCATGGTAGTGCGGATTGTGTGGTGGTGTGGTCGTCAGGTCGGGTTCGGTGCGATTCGGTTCGAAGTGGGCGTGTTTGTCGCGAGTGCGGTCGATGCGTTCCGGTCGGTCGGCGTGGCCCGGTGCGGACGCGGCGGTCTCGGTCGGTGTCTCCCTGCGAGCCTTCGCTCGCGGCCGCGAGACGCGGCGCTATCGGGAGCGCAGATGTGTCTCTTCGTTCGGAGACCGACTCGCGCGGACGAGTCGCGACTACCGGGTCGATGCGCCGGAGAAGGACGTGGCCGAACGGACCACGCTCCCGACGCACGCCGCTCGCTTCCGAGTTGTGAGTTCGAGAGGAAGCGAGCCGACCCGGCGTCGCAGTGCCGACGGAACGTCGGCGTCCGCGAACGCCCTACGCGGTCGGGGTGGTCCGTTCGAGGCAATACGTACTATTGCCCATGTGGTCCACCTGTCCGGCATCGCAGGGCATCACCGGAATCACTCCGGTCGGACCCGCGGACACCGAACCTCCGGACGCGATGCTGTCGGCTTCCGTGCCGAAAGCGCTCGCCCGGAGTGGTGGACAGTTCATGGGTGTATCACCTCGCGCGCCCAGTCGTTCTGGGCGGCTGAAGTGTTTCCTGCTATTATCGGTTATCTATTAAAGCTGACTGAACACTGTTAACAGTCACCAAACTAGCGACCGACGGACACCGGGTCAATCTTTATGCCTGTTACTATCTAACAACCGTACAGGGACGACTCTCATGGCCGAAACAGCCTACCTGGCGAGCGCCGCCGTGACTGGAATCGCCGTACTCGCGGTCTGGGCGTTCGTCACACGGATGGAGGACTGGCGGCACTACGACGCCGCGAACGCCGAGGGCGCGCACACGTCACGGTCGCCAGACGCGACCGACTCGGTCGGGACGTGGGCCGCGGCCTTCTTCGCGCTGGTTCTGGTCGCGGGCGGCGGGGCGGTCCTGCTCGTCAGCGACGTCGGGGTGGCGTCCGCGGTCGGCGACTGGGTCGCAGTGGGGTCGGTCTTGGGGGTGTCACTCCTCGGATTCCTGCTCTGGGGTACCTACAGCTCCGCCCGGTTCCGCGGTCTCCGGAGCGCGCAGGCGGCGCTTCTGAGCGCGTGGCTGTTTGGGTCGCTGTTCGTGGCGGCCGTCGCGGTCAAACTCGTCCTCGGTGGGTGACCGTGAGCGTCACAGACTCCGAGGTCCGGGTCCCCGACGACGAGACGCCCGCGCGGTGCCCCCACTGCCGCCGTCCGTTTCGCAGCGAGCGACTCCGCGCGCTCCACCTCGGCGACTTCCACGGCGAGGACTGCTCGACCGACCAGCGCGAGGCCTACGAGGACGCGCTGGAGGCCGAGCGCGAGGACCTGTTCCTCTACCACCTCAAGGTCGTCGCGGCGCTGGTCGGGGTGTACGCGTTCTTCTTCCTGACGTATCTCGCGGTCTCGATGGCGCAGGCACCGGGATGAACCGCTCCCGGTCGCTCGGCGTTCGACCGCGCGGCCCGATTACTCGTACCTGACCGCGAACTCTTCGCCACACCGATTGCAGAACCCGTCACGGACCTTCCGACCGTCGTACTCCTCGTGGACGCGTCGGACCGAGCGTCGCGCCGGTATCGTCGCTCCCGTTTTCTCTTCGCAGTGCGGACAAGTCACCCGAACACCTTTCTCCGCCATACGCTACGTGGTCTCGGCCGTCCTGAAAAGTTTTGAGGTATGGTAATTTCTGTTCCGCGCGGTCGCCAACTCGTCCCGCTGCGTCGGTCTCTCGACAGCGCGGCGGACAGACCGTCGCCGCCGTCCTACAGTATCGAGTACGCCGCCGCAGTCGTCAGCGCCAGCGCCGCGAGCAGGCCGACGAACATGGTGAACGCCACCGACCGGGGTTCCCACTTGAGGTGCTGGTAGTACCACGCCACCATGAGCGCCTTCACGAACGAGAGCGCGATGATGACCCAGAACGCGGTCCAGTAGGGCAGTCCGCCCGACTGCTCCACGAGGACCTGCGCGGTCGCGAAGACGAACAACACGACGTAAATCGCGGTATAGAGCTTGAGTCTTGTCATGGTCGGGTTCGTGATGTCGGTTCGGTGGTAATTGGGATGTTGCCGGTCATGGTCACAGGATGTAGAACA is drawn from Halorussus sp. MSC15.2 and contains these coding sequences:
- a CDS encoding cytochrome C oxidase subunit IV family protein — translated: MTRLKLYTAIYVVLFVFATAQVLVEQSGGLPYWTAFWVIIALSFVKALMVAWYYQHLKWEPRSVAFTMFVGLLAALALTTAAAYSIL